The Neurospora crassa OR74A linkage group I, whole genome shotgun sequence genome segment AGAATACTGCCTCAGGGACCACAAGCACCAAAGAAGAGTCATCCAGGCCGGCAATTCCTATCAAGTCGGCGGATGCCAACCTCATCGATTTCTTCGACTCGATCGAGCAAAACCAGACGCAAATGGCTGTCCAGGCACAACCACAGCTTCAGCAAACCCATGGACAGATGCAAGTGAGCGCGAACCCTTGGGCACAGGCCGctttccaacctcaacccacTCAGCCGTTTCAAACCAACGATTTTGCGGCTCAGGCGGCCTTCCAACAAGCtttccagcagcagcagcaacaacaacaacaacagcagcagccaacaATGGATACTTATGGTCAAGTTCCGCAGGCTCCTCAGCAACAGATGCAACCGTCTTTTACGGGAGCTGGGTATGGTGGCTTTTCTCCCCAGCAACAAGGCTTCCAGGCCACCTCGTTGTCTCTTGGTCCCCAGGATCCCATGGCCAATTTCCAGACGGCCACAACCACCGGCTTCTCCGGTCTTCAGCCACCACAGCAAGTCACCAACCCTTTCCGACAATCTATGATGATGAACCAACAACAAACGGGATCTCCATTCTCGCCAGCGAACAACTCCCCtttccagcagcaacaaccacaacaacagcaacagcagcaaatGCAGCGTCCTGTGACTGCACAGTCTACCAACCCATTTGCTCGCGCTTCTCCTCAGGCGGCACAGCCCTTCGCTTCTCCTCCAGCCAACTCGCCTTTCCAGTCGGCTCCACCGCAACAACCACAGCCGACTGGAACCAACCCCTTCGCGAGGGGCTTCGCGGCTTCCCAGTCggtccaacaacaacagcagcagcgcccGGTTACTGCTAGTGGCCCACTTCTTCCGATGCCAACGGGCAGCACAAATCCTTTCCGTCAGGGTGCGTTTGTGAACCATGCTACCGGTATGGGGTGGCAACATAACCAACAGCCTATAGGGGGCGGGCTCGACCAACTCGAGACAATCCCGGTGTTTCCGAGGCCAGCACAGCAAACGCCATGGCAGCAATGATGAGCGGATGTCTCCTCTGACAGCCGCGTAACGCTTAGCTCTCTTGATCTTGGATTTCAAGGGCTATACGGCCAAGCGTATGTCGTTGACAGGCACACTGCCCCGCATTTCTGTCATTCTCTTGTCTTCCTTATGGCTTGTCTGGTTTGTTCGGGATGACACGAACCGGCAAGTCACGCATCTAGCGCGGCGTTCCTTTTGCTTTTtgttttattttcttttattttgtATTTTTTGAGCTCAGCTCTTTTTTCTCACCCGCCTTCGTTATTCGATTCGGCAATCCTGATCTTTCGGTATTGTTGCCGCGAGTCTTCTGACGGTGCCCCTCCTTAGTCTACCGAAAGGACAGCCAATGTTCGGGTAAGCAGGGCGGTTTGATGCTCGTACCTTCGAAATGGGTGGCAATAAGGCAGTCAAGGATTGACTGTGAAGAGATCAGGCTTTTTTTTCCGCCGTCGAGTGCTTCTTAACGAGCAGGGCCAGATACAAGGCTTAGCAGCGCAGCgcaagggggaggggggaagaatAGTTGGAATGGAACGCTACATAAAAACGGTGGAATGGGGTCCGGGCATCTCGAGATAAAGGAGTGAAAGAGGTATGGTATGATAAATGGTCATACCATCAAAACTTTCAGGATTGGCTGCCAACACTCTCTCCAGGAATGGCCAGCAAGGGAGGCATACACATTTTTGCAGTAGGG includes the following:
- a CDS encoding ENTH domain-containing protein, with amino-acid sequence MASSFEKSVKGATKIKAAPPKTKYIEHILIATHSGEAGVGEVFRVLQTRLRDSTWTVVFKSLITVHLMIREGSPDVTLAYLAKHRSMLGLGMISDVQTQGRNIRHYYDYLTERVRAYRDTKIDWVRGRENRLEKLSVEKGLLRETESVQKQLTALLKCDVMDNEPENEITVTVFRLLVLDLLALFQALNQAMINILGHFFEMSKPDAERAMDIYRNFARQTDFVVQYLSVARQYEHHTRVEVPKLKHAPVNLGRQLEDYLKDPDFEIHRRQYLAELEAKKKGGSSSVSKFPKAESSTKNTASGTTSTKEESSRPAIPIKSADANLIDFFDSIEQNQTQMAVQAQPQLQQTHGQMQVSANPWAQAAFQPQPTQPFQTNDFAAQAAFQQAFQQQQQQQQQQQQPTMDTYGQVPQAPQQQMQPSFTGAGYGGFSPQQQGFQATSLSLGPQDPMANFQTATTTGFSGLQPPQQVTNPFRQSMMMNQQQTGSPFSPANNSPFQQQQPQQQQQQQMQRPVTAQSTNPFARASPQAAQPFASPPANSPFQSAPPQQPQPTGTNPFARGFAASQSVQQQQQQRPVTASGPLLPMPTGSTNPFRQGAFVNHATGMGWQHNQQPIGGGLDQLETIPVFPRPAQQTPWQQ